A single Elephas maximus indicus isolate mEleMax1 chromosome 2, mEleMax1 primary haplotype, whole genome shotgun sequence DNA region contains:
- the NKD2 gene encoding protein naked cuticle homolog 2, protein MSLENRRAVLCSIWQDPSSHIRHGVRAPCCNTCTQEMGSLGQCTHGLVATGRGLTQQEEQRTCGPSPCAVSGAPALPSCPWFSQASSSQELPHGDPKDGHLCEDQGPLEVVLSPEKAEGHEGSRHLCGAENGDQAACRDGALGPGRKRLHIDELQCDVSLEEDNRQEWTFTLYDFNNSGKVTREDMSSLMHTIYEVVDASVNHSSGSSKTLRVKLTFSPEPPGKRKEGLAVSQDRELGRFRTEGEQAEEERMADRRLPAHVRRPGADATPCPVRGPYCVDENTERRNHYLDLAGIENYTSKFGPGSPPAQPKQEHPSKGLHPQGRSRSQESDAHMGHQRRSQVLADSAESATRALDTPPRPKVLEKQFIKSPKGTGKPPVGLGGSRPGKAFSYHLAAPAQGPQDGHYLPPQPPPPAQPQPYNHKRSRQKGRESYSPLKAIYTPPGAVEHEVVRDLPPVLAGEGFTVPVVQRHEHHHHHEHHHHHHYHHYHPS, encoded by the exons ATGAGCCTGGAGAACAGACGGGCTGTGCTGTGCAGCATCTGG CAAGACCCGTCCTCACACATCAGGCATGGTGTGCGAGCCCCGTGTTGCAACACCTGCACCCAGGAGATGGGCTCCCTTGGGCAGTGCACACACGGGCTGGTTGCCACTGGCCGGGGCCTGACGCAGCAG GAGGAGCAGAGGACCTGTGGCCCCAGCCCCTGCGCTGTCTCCGGagcccctgccctgcccagctGCCCATGGTTCTCACAGGCATCCTCCTCCcaggagctgccccatggggacCCGAAGGACGGACACCTCTGCGAGGACCAGGGCCCCCTGGAGG TGGTGCTAAGCCCCGAGAAGGCTGAGGGCCACGAAGGTTCCAGACACCTCTGCGGCGCTGAGAATGGAGACCAGGCGGCTTGCAGGGACGGCGCCCTTGGGCCAGGCAGGAAGCGCCTGCACATAGAT GAGCTGCAGTGTGACGTCTCGCTGGAGGAGGACAACCGGCAGGAGTGGACGTTCACACTGTACGACTTCAACAACAGTGGGAAGGTCACCCGAGAG GACATGTCCAGCCTGATGCACACCATCTATGAGGTCGTGGATGCCTCGGTCAATCACTCCTCCGGCAGCAGCAAGACCCTCCGTGTAAAGCTGACCTTCAGCCCGGAGCCCCCCGGCAAGAGGAAAGAAGGCCTAGCTGTCAGCCAGG ACAGGGAGCTGGGCCGCTTCCGGACAGAGGGGGAGCAGGCTGAGGAAGAGCGGATGGCTGACAGGAGGCTCCCTGCTCATGTTAG GAGGCCAGGGGCCGATGCCACCCCTTGCCCTGTGAGGGGCCCCTACTGTGTGGACGAGAACACGGAGCGCAGGAATCACTACCTGGACCTGGCAGGCATCGAGAACTACACCTCTAAGTTCGGGCCTG GGTCCCCGCCAGCACAGCCCAAACAGGAGCACCCCAGCAAGGGCTTGCACCCCCAAGGCCGGTCCCGCTCACAGGAGTCAGACGCACACATGGGCCACCAGCGGCGGTCCCAGGTGCTGGCTGACTCTGCTGAGTCTGCCACCCGGGCCCTGGACACCCCGCCGCGGCCGAAGGTGCTGGAGAAGCAGTTCATCAAGTCCCCCAAGGGCACGGGGAAGCCACCCGTGGGGCTGGGGGGCAGCAGGCCAGGCAAAGCCTTCAGCTACCACCTGGCAGCACCAGCCCAGGGCCCCCAGGATGGGCACTACCTCCCACCTCAGCCCCCACCACCAGCGCAGCCGCAGCCCTACAACCACAAGAGGTCTCGGCAGAAGGGCAGGGAGAGCTATTCACCACTCAAGGCCATATACACCCCACCCGGTGCAGTGGAACATGAGGTGGTGCGGGACCTGCCACCCGTGCTGGCAGGAGAAGGCTTCACGGTGCCTGTGGTGCAGAGGCatgaacaccaccaccaccacgagcaccaccaccaccaccactaccaccactaccacccgTCCTGA